In Spirochaetaceae bacterium, a genomic segment contains:
- a CDS encoding sialidase family protein, whose translation MPQIRDPEYIQVHKDPAHATNQVSLVQLAAGELLLGFNEERGPVHADSGQSCLIKSADGGRTWDPASKRVVWPCTEHAGNWDCAFGQLAGGAILMHTRVCSFIDSGGAGGGDDPQALRSPTLRAERLKRQTGYALLTSRDDGDTWSGPVEVNTFPITSASLGRYACGNSGAGHVIELPDGVVLMPLCGTISNNDTTGPVGETGRSFLLRSDDGGGHWEYWSTIAYDPAHIIHFHEPGVTRLRDGRLIALLRVSRRPGRYDNLWFACSEDDGASWSPPRRTNIWGYPADITQLRDGRVLAVYGYRRPPWGVRGCVSADGVTWDAANEFVIRVGGAADPDVPFYWHIGYPSVAQTPDGTIVAAYHEYSDDRQPVQFICCTRFHLD comes from the coding sequence GTGCCACAGATCAGAGACCCCGAGTACATCCAGGTCCACAAGGATCCGGCGCACGCGACCAACCAGGTGAGCCTGGTGCAACTTGCAGCCGGCGAGCTGCTGCTCGGCTTCAACGAGGAACGCGGACCGGTCCATGCCGACAGCGGGCAGTCGTGCCTGATCAAGTCCGCCGACGGCGGGCGCACCTGGGATCCGGCGAGCAAGCGGGTGGTATGGCCGTGCACCGAACACGCCGGCAACTGGGACTGCGCCTTCGGCCAGCTCGCTGGCGGCGCCATCCTGATGCACACCAGGGTGTGCAGCTTCATCGACTCCGGTGGCGCCGGCGGAGGCGACGATCCGCAGGCGCTGCGCTCCCCCACCCTGCGCGCGGAGCGCCTGAAGCGGCAGACCGGCTACGCCCTGCTCACCTCGCGCGACGACGGCGACACCTGGTCAGGCCCGGTGGAGGTGAACACCTTCCCGATCACCTCCGCGTCTCTCGGCCGCTACGCGTGCGGCAACTCCGGCGCCGGCCACGTGATCGAGTTGCCCGACGGCGTCGTCCTGATGCCGCTGTGCGGAACGATCAGCAACAACGACACCACCGGACCGGTGGGTGAAACCGGACGCAGCTTCCTGCTGCGTTCCGACGACGGCGGCGGCCACTGGGAGTACTGGTCCACCATCGCCTACGATCCGGCGCACATCATCCACTTTCACGAGCCGGGCGTGACCCGGCTGCGCGATGGCCGCCTGATCGCCCTGCTGCGGGTGTCGCGGCGCCCGGGCCGCTACGACAACCTGTGGTTCGCCTGCTCGGAGGACGACGGCGCAAGCTGGAGTCCGCCGCGGCGCACCAACATCTGGGGCTACCCGGCCGACATCACGCAGCTCCGGGACGGCCGCGTGCTGGCGGTGTACGGTTACCGGCGCCCGCCCTGGGGGGTGCGCGGCTGCGTGTCCGCGGACGGCGTGACCTGGGACGCGGCCAACGAGTTCGTGATCCGCGTAGGCGGTGCCGCCGATCCCGACGTGCCGTTCTACTGGCACATCGGCTACCCGAGCGTCGCGCAGACCCCGGACGGCACCATCGTCGCCGCCTACCACGAGTACAGCGACGATCGGCAGCCGGTGCAGTTCATCTGCTGCACCCGCTTCCACCTGGATTGA
- a CDS encoding ABC transporter permease — MESFGFFILLLDATLRVSVPLVLAALAGLFSERSGIVDIGLEGKMLGGAFAAAAASFVASERLAAAGLEGLLPAAAWVGLAAAMAWSVLLALVHGVASIRYHGNQIVSGVAINILMSGLTVLLGIAWFSQGGRTPQLPPGGRFRPVVWPGAEAVADVPIIGHLYSELLSGHNVLVYLAFVAVPLAFWVVYRTRFGLRLRAVGENPEAVDTAGISVAGMRYRAVIVCGALCGVAGAYLSTAQSAAFIKDMTAGKGFIALAALVFGKWRPVPTLLACLLFGFLDAVAARLQGAFDLEATSPLVREMVDAAPFIIEALPYALVVLLLAGFVGRAIAPRASGIPYVKSG; from the coding sequence ATGGAGAGTTTCGGATTCTTCATCCTGCTGCTCGACGCCACGCTGCGGGTGTCGGTGCCGCTGGTGCTGGCTGCGCTGGCCGGCCTGTTTTCCGAGCGCTCCGGGATCGTCGACATCGGCCTGGAGGGCAAGATGCTCGGCGGCGCGTTTGCGGCCGCGGCGGCCTCCTTCGTGGCCTCCGAGCGGCTCGCCGCGGCCGGACTGGAGGGCCTGCTGCCGGCCGCGGCGTGGGTGGGGTTGGCCGCGGCCATGGCGTGGTCGGTGCTGCTGGCGCTGGTGCACGGGGTCGCGTCGATTCGCTACCACGGCAACCAGATCGTCTCCGGCGTCGCGATCAACATCCTGATGTCGGGGCTCACCGTGCTGCTGGGCATCGCCTGGTTCAGCCAGGGCGGGCGCACGCCGCAGTTGCCGCCGGGCGGCCGGTTCCGGCCCGTCGTGTGGCCGGGCGCCGAGGCGGTCGCCGACGTACCGATTATCGGGCACCTGTACAGCGAGCTCTTGTCCGGCCACAACGTGCTGGTGTACCTGGCGTTCGTGGCGGTGCCGCTGGCGTTCTGGGTGGTGTACCGCACCCGCTTCGGGCTGCGCCTGCGCGCCGTCGGCGAAAACCCCGAGGCGGTGGATACCGCCGGCATCTCGGTGGCCGGCATGCGCTACCGCGCGGTGATCGTGTGCGGTGCGCTGTGCGGCGTCGCCGGCGCCTACCTGTCGACGGCGCAATCGGCGGCGTTCATCAAGGACATGACCGCCGGCAAGGGATTCATCGCCCTGGCGGCGCTGGTGTTCGGCAAGTGGCGCCCGGTACCTACCCTGCTCGCCTGCCTGCTGTTCGGCTTCCTGGACGCCGTGGCGGCCCGCCTGCAGGGCGCGTTCGACCTGGAGGCCACCTCGCCACTGGTGCGCGAGATGGTCGACGCCGCCCCGTTCATCATCGAGGCCCTGCCCTACGCCCTGGTGGTGCTGCTGCTGGCCGGCTTCGTCGGCCGCGCCATCGCCCCCAGGGCCAGCGGCATACCCTACGTCAAGTCCGGCTGA
- a CDS encoding molybdopterin molybdotransferase MoeA, whose amino-acid sequence MAHRRGTADRTTLPYRTALSLVLDAGAPLAATTVVLAEAVGRITARAVVSTETSPNADLAAMDGYAVRAGDLHGATAATPCRLAVIGAVAAGEQPPPGATAGGVVRIATGALLPDGYDTVLPFEEVTEANSAIEVSAPVAAGANVRRRGEDHCPGDVLLEAGRRIGPPHVLLLANVGCAQVPVVRRPRVAVLATGSELVEDLSAALQPGQVRNSNARYLVAALHAAGCEPVLLPAAGDDPDVIAERVRDAFDVDKSAADLAVTIGGVSRGAADFVPAALAALHAEVLFHGVAIRPGKPVLCARLPERRAMLFGLPGNPLAVLATFRALVAPHLRALQGRPPSEPVAARLAAAVAGRPGLTRLVLGHRIAVATATAFADGIDQVAPMRRQKASEVAALRHADRWLVIPPDAAELPAGAEVETLPL is encoded by the coding sequence GTGGCACACCGACGCGGCACCGCAGACCGCACTACCCTCCCTTACCGGACGGCGCTGAGCCTGGTCCTCGATGCCGGTGCGCCGCTCGCGGCGACCACGGTGGTGCTGGCCGAGGCGGTGGGCCGCATCACGGCGCGTGCGGTGGTCAGTACCGAGACTTCACCCAACGCCGACTTGGCGGCGATGGACGGCTACGCCGTACGCGCCGGCGACCTGCACGGCGCAACGGCCGCGACGCCGTGCCGGCTGGCCGTCATCGGCGCCGTTGCGGCCGGCGAGCAGCCGCCTCCGGGCGCGACCGCCGGCGGCGTGGTTCGTATCGCCACCGGCGCGCTGCTGCCGGACGGGTACGACACCGTGCTGCCGTTCGAGGAGGTCACCGAAGCGAACAGCGCAATCGAAGTGTCGGCGCCGGTGGCGGCGGGCGCCAACGTACGCCGGCGGGGGGAAGATCACTGTCCGGGGGACGTGCTGTTGGAAGCCGGGCGGCGCATCGGCCCGCCGCACGTGCTGCTACTCGCCAACGTGGGCTGCGCGCAGGTTCCGGTCGTGCGCCGGCCGCGGGTGGCGGTGCTGGCCACCGGCAGCGAGCTGGTGGAGGACCTCAGCGCCGCCCTGCAGCCGGGACAGGTGCGCAACTCGAACGCGCGCTACCTGGTGGCGGCGCTGCATGCCGCCGGCTGCGAGCCCGTTCTGCTCCCCGCCGCCGGTGACGACCCGGACGTGATCGCCGAGCGGGTGCGCGATGCGTTCGACGTGGACAAGTCGGCGGCGGACCTGGCCGTCACCATCGGCGGCGTGTCGCGCGGCGCCGCCGACTTCGTGCCCGCGGCGCTGGCCGCCCTGCACGCCGAGGTGCTGTTCCACGGGGTGGCGATCCGTCCCGGCAAGCCGGTGCTGTGCGCCCGCCTGCCGGAACGGCGCGCGATGCTGTTCGGTCTGCCCGGCAACCCGCTGGCGGTGCTGGCCACGTTCCGGGCTTTGGTGGCCCCTCATTTGCGTGCCTTGCAGGGCCGGCCTCCCTCGGAGCCGGTCGCCGCCCGTCTGGCAGCCGCCGTAGCCGGTCGCCCGGGCCTGACGCGATTGGTGCTCGGGCATCGCATCGCGGTCGCTACCGCGACTGCGTTCGCGGACGGCATCGACCAGGTAGCCCCCATGCGGCGGCAGAAGGCATCCGAGGTGGCCGCGTTGCGCCACGCCGACCGCTGGCTGGTGATACCGCCGGACGCCGCCGAGTTGCCCGCGGGCGCCGAAGTCGAGACGCTGCCGCTGTAG
- a CDS encoding BMP family ABC transporter substrate-binding protein, whose product MKRILIAAGMALLLVAAAGADEIKPAVVFDMGGKFDKSFNEGIYNGVEKFREETGIEYGEFEVTNEAQREQALRNFARRGYNPIIAVGFGQAPALDKVAAEYPHTSFSIIDMVVDQPNVQSIVFKEHEGSFLVGMIAALASETGKVGFVGGMDIPLIRRFACGYEQGVMYVNSDAQVYQNMTGTTPAAWNDPVKGAELAKSQFDRGADIVFAAAGGTGLGVLQAAADGGKLSIGVDSNQNYLHPGSVLTSMLKRVDVAAYEVFKTAMDHTWAAGIKDLGLAEDGVGWALDEHNGGLITDEMEAQVEAARAAIVAGEMSVHDYMSDNSCTY is encoded by the coding sequence ATGAAACGAATCCTGATTGCGGCAGGGATGGCCCTGCTGCTGGTCGCCGCCGCCGGGGCGGACGAAATCAAGCCGGCCGTGGTGTTCGACATGGGCGGCAAGTTCGACAAGTCGTTCAACGAGGGCATCTACAACGGCGTAGAGAAGTTCCGGGAAGAAACCGGCATCGAGTACGGCGAGTTCGAGGTGACCAACGAGGCACAGCGCGAACAGGCGCTGCGCAACTTCGCGCGCCGCGGCTACAACCCGATCATCGCGGTCGGCTTCGGGCAGGCGCCGGCGCTCGACAAGGTGGCCGCCGAGTATCCCCACACCAGCTTCTCGATCATCGACATGGTGGTGGACCAGCCCAACGTGCAGTCGATCGTGTTCAAGGAGCATGAAGGCTCGTTCCTGGTCGGCATGATCGCGGCGCTCGCCTCGGAAACCGGCAAGGTCGGCTTCGTCGGCGGCATGGACATTCCGTTGATCCGCCGCTTCGCGTGCGGCTACGAGCAGGGCGTGATGTACGTCAACTCCGACGCACAGGTGTACCAGAACATGACCGGCACCACGCCCGCGGCGTGGAACGACCCGGTGAAGGGCGCGGAGCTGGCCAAGTCACAGTTCGACCGCGGCGCCGACATCGTGTTCGCCGCCGCCGGCGGCACCGGACTCGGCGTGCTGCAGGCCGCTGCCGATGGCGGCAAGCTGTCGATCGGCGTCGACTCCAACCAGAACTACCTGCACCCCGGATCGGTGCTCACCTCGATGCTGAAGCGCGTCGACGTGGCCGCCTACGAGGTGTTCAAGACCGCCATGGATCATACCTGGGCGGCCGGCATCAAGGACCTCGGGCTGGCCGAGGACGGCGTCGGCTGGGCGCTGGACGAGCACAACGGCGGCCTGATTACCGACGAGATGGAGGCGCAGGTGGAAGCCGCCCGAGCGGCGATCGTCGCCGGTGAGATGAGCGTCCACGACTACATGTCCGACAACTCCTGCACGTACTGA
- a CDS encoding phytanoyl-CoA dioxygenase family protein, with protein MSSVRARGDAFGADGFVQLNRFFSPREVAEVLANIARYIREVVPAAPATDVFYEHKARPETLKQLIRLHEHDAYFRGLLEEGPLPDTAARLLGEAVRPVNQQVFIKPPGGDSRPTPPHQDAYYFHLQPCVATTLWLALDDVDAENGCLRYVRGSHRRGVRPHRRTATLGFSQGVSDFGTPEDLANEVACTARAGDLVAHHAMTIHRADANRAPDRPRRALGLIYYGVSARESREEHDAYQRKLAAEMKQAGRI; from the coding sequence GTGAGCAGCGTACGGGCGCGCGGCGATGCGTTCGGCGCCGACGGTTTCGTGCAACTGAACCGATTCTTCTCGCCGCGAGAGGTGGCCGAAGTGCTGGCGAACATCGCGCGCTACATCCGCGAGGTGGTGCCTGCGGCGCCGGCCACGGACGTGTTCTACGAGCACAAAGCGCGCCCGGAGACCCTGAAGCAACTCATCCGCCTGCATGAGCACGACGCCTACTTTCGCGGGCTCCTGGAAGAGGGCCCCTTACCTGACACGGCGGCCCGGCTGCTCGGGGAGGCGGTGCGGCCGGTCAATCAGCAGGTGTTCATCAAGCCGCCGGGGGGCGACAGCCGCCCCACTCCGCCGCACCAGGACGCCTATTACTTCCACCTCCAACCGTGCGTCGCCACCACGCTGTGGCTGGCGCTGGACGACGTCGATGCCGAGAACGGCTGCCTGCGTTACGTGCGCGGCTCGCACCGGCGTGGCGTGCGCCCGCACCGGCGCACCGCGACACTGGGCTTCTCGCAGGGGGTGAGCGACTTCGGCACGCCGGAGGACCTGGCCAACGAGGTGGCGTGCACGGCGCGCGCCGGCGACCTGGTCGCCCACCACGCCATGACCATCCATCGCGCCGACGCCAACCGCGCCCCCGACCGCCCGCGCCGCGCCCTGGGGCTTATCTACTATGGCGTCAGTGCGCGCGAGAGCCGGGAGGAGCACGACGCGTACCAGCGCAAGCTCGCCGCCGAGATGAAACAGGCGGGCAGGATATAG
- a CDS encoding ABC transporter ATP-binding protein, translated as MRGIDKRFGSVQANRDVSVAVAKGSIHGIIGENGAGKSTLMSILYGFYQADSGSIEIDGRPASIASPGDAIAAGIGMVHQHFMLVEPLTVLENVLLGAEDGPLLRDGLRRARGDLDRLERDYGLEVDVDAAVGDLPVGIQQRVEILKALYRGAETLILDEPTGVLTPQEADDLFRILAALKRQGRTIILITHKLREIMAITDRVTVMRRGSVVANVRTADTSREHLAELMVGRKVLLRVDKGAAQPGEVLLEARNLESVDDVGVRRVKDVSLTVRRGEIVGVAGVAGNGQSELLELLSGIRRPASGSLTVSGRLCWSDVERTDARRMRTGGLAHIPEDRQRMGLVTAFTASESSILGYQDDRAFNGPILMHRRRIVASCRRQMQEYDVRPPDPMLLSSGFSGGNQQKIIVARELDRDPEVLLIGQPTRGLDIGAIESIHRRIVELRDRGKAILLVSVELDEILSLSDRIVVMFDGAVAGEVAAADATEQLLGSLMAGIGSG; from the coding sequence TTGCGCGGCATCGACAAGCGGTTCGGCTCGGTGCAGGCCAACCGGGACGTCTCGGTAGCGGTCGCCAAGGGGTCGATTCACGGCATCATCGGCGAGAACGGCGCCGGCAAGTCGACCCTGATGAGCATTCTGTACGGCTTCTACCAGGCCGACTCCGGCAGCATCGAGATCGACGGCCGGCCGGCGTCGATCGCCAGTCCCGGCGATGCCATCGCCGCCGGCATCGGCATGGTGCACCAGCACTTCATGCTGGTGGAGCCGCTCACGGTGCTGGAGAACGTGCTCCTGGGTGCCGAGGACGGTCCCTTGCTGCGCGACGGCCTGCGCCGGGCGCGCGGCGACCTGGACCGCCTGGAGCGGGACTACGGGCTGGAGGTCGACGTCGACGCGGCGGTCGGCGACCTGCCGGTCGGCATCCAGCAGCGCGTCGAAATCCTCAAGGCGCTCTACCGCGGCGCCGAGACCCTGATTCTTGACGAACCGACCGGCGTCCTGACGCCGCAGGAGGCGGACGACCTGTTCCGCATCCTGGCTGCGCTCAAGCGACAGGGCCGCACGATCATCCTGATCACCCACAAGCTGCGCGAAATCATGGCGATCACCGACCGGGTCACGGTGATGCGCCGCGGTTCGGTGGTGGCCAACGTGCGCACCGCCGACACCTCGCGCGAACACCTCGCGGAGTTGATGGTGGGCCGCAAGGTGCTGCTGCGCGTCGACAAGGGTGCCGCGCAGCCGGGCGAGGTGCTGCTGGAGGCGCGCAACCTGGAGTCGGTCGACGACGTCGGCGTGCGGCGGGTCAAGGACGTGAGCCTGACCGTGCGGCGCGGCGAGATCGTCGGCGTGGCGGGCGTGGCCGGCAACGGCCAGTCGGAACTGCTCGAGCTGTTGAGCGGCATCCGCCGGCCCGCCTCCGGTTCGTTGACGGTGAGTGGCCGCCTGTGCTGGTCGGACGTGGAGCGCACCGACGCGCGTCGCATGCGGACCGGGGGTCTGGCGCACATACCGGAGGATCGGCAGCGGATGGGACTGGTGACCGCGTTCACCGCCAGCGAGTCGAGCATCCTCGGCTACCAGGATGACCGCGCCTTCAATGGGCCGATCCTGATGCATCGCCGGCGGATCGTGGCATCGTGCCGCCGCCAGATGCAGGAGTACGACGTGCGTCCGCCCGATCCGATGCTGCTCAGCAGCGGCTTCTCGGGCGGCAACCAGCAGAAGATCATCGTCGCGCGCGAGCTCGACCGGGATCCGGAAGTGCTGCTGATCGGGCAGCCGACGCGCGGCCTCGACATCGGCGCCATCGAGTCGATCCACCGCCGCATCGTCGAACTGCGCGACCGCGGCAAGGCGATCCTGCTGGTGTCGGTGGAGCTGGATGAGATCCTGTCGCTGAGCGACCGCATCGTGGTGATGTTCGACGGCGCGGTCGCCGGCGAAGTCGCGGCAGCGGACGCGACCGAGCAACTGCTCGGCAGCCTGATGGCCGGCATCGGGAGCGGCTAG
- a CDS encoding ABC transporter permease, with amino-acid sequence MATTGAGAGLPRWAANGVLPLVNLVAAFVVSGIVIMILGESPVEAMLALVRGAFGFGEAWGYTLYYATNFIFTALAFSIAMHCGLFNIGGEGQGYIGGLGVGLVCLYLDVLPFFLLVPVAIVGGALFGAAWAWVPAYLQARRGSHVVITTIMFNFIAATVMVYLLVNVLIEPGQMSPQSRDFAEHARLPAMHEMMAWLGIDFPRTPLNAAFLWALACAVLVWVYVWHTRWGYELRTVGANPDAAVYAGISPARNIIRAMVISGALAGMMGLNEVMGVNQRLLLNFTAGYGFVGIAVALMGRNHPVGILVASLLFGALYQGGAELAFEMPRVSRELVVVIQGLVIMFVGALEFLFLPALRPWLRSRRAAAAASEERA; translated from the coding sequence ATGGCAACCACGGGAGCGGGCGCCGGCCTGCCGCGCTGGGCGGCCAACGGGGTGCTGCCGCTGGTGAACCTGGTGGCGGCGTTCGTGGTGTCCGGGATCGTCATCATGATCCTGGGCGAGAGCCCGGTGGAAGCGATGCTGGCGCTGGTGCGCGGCGCGTTCGGGTTCGGCGAGGCGTGGGGCTACACGCTGTACTACGCGACCAATTTCATCTTTACCGCCTTGGCGTTCTCGATCGCCATGCACTGCGGATTGTTCAACATCGGCGGCGAGGGACAAGGCTACATCGGCGGCCTCGGCGTCGGCCTGGTGTGCCTCTACCTGGACGTGCTGCCGTTCTTCCTGCTGGTGCCGGTGGCGATCGTCGGCGGCGCCCTGTTCGGGGCGGCGTGGGCGTGGGTGCCCGCCTACCTGCAGGCGCGGCGCGGCTCGCACGTGGTGATCACCACCATCATGTTCAACTTCATCGCCGCCACGGTGATGGTCTACCTGCTGGTCAACGTGCTCATCGAGCCGGGCCAGATGTCGCCGCAGAGCCGCGACTTCGCGGAACACGCCCGGTTGCCGGCGATGCACGAGATGATGGCGTGGCTGGGGATCGACTTTCCGCGCACCCCGCTGAACGCGGCCTTCCTGTGGGCGCTGGCGTGCGCGGTGCTGGTGTGGGTGTACGTCTGGCACACGCGCTGGGGCTACGAGCTGCGCACCGTCGGCGCCAACCCGGACGCCGCCGTGTACGCCGGCATCTCGCCGGCGCGCAACATCATCCGCGCGATGGTGATCTCCGGCGCGCTGGCCGGGATGATGGGGCTGAACGAGGTGATGGGCGTGAATCAGCGCCTGCTGCTGAACTTCACCGCCGGCTACGGCTTTGTCGGCATCGCGGTGGCGCTGATGGGCCGCAACCATCCGGTCGGCATCCTGGTGGCCAGCCTGCTGTTCGGCGCGCTCTACCAGGGCGGCGCGGAGCTGGCGTTCGAGATGCCGCGCGTGAGCCGGGAGCTGGTGGTGGTGATCCAGGGCCTGGTGATCATGTTCGTGGGCGCGTTGGAGTTCCTGTTCCTGCCCGCCTTGCGGCCCTGGCTGCGGTCGCGCCGCGCGGCTGCCGCGGCATCCGAGGAGCGCGCATGA
- a CDS encoding sialidase family protein, translating into MKIPEHSLHHTTFDAWRSPGRFTKNPDMVRLPSGRLLLIYADTDQHWASDDVILTLLASDDGGRTWSKQAEVARADLQAGEERLVTPRLSRLGDGRLVILCDRDDDGHFHPDQPPANLAWWSGDDGRTWGPAQETGIMGFEPDRMLELGTGQLAVLTHIMRPDSQEFAEILSLSDDGGKTWREAAEVAHDGYHRFCEGALVFLDGGPDGGAGAGGELACVMRENHSAGIPSFVAFSCDHGETWTPPQMCPFALHRPYAKRLSDGRVLVTGRHVNGGLGTYAWCGDLRAEAGTYQVGGPRRKFAAELTGDALRIDNRPGYECRYSLLPPEGSRSEILFEAEVKVAGSEPAAFLSISRLRSNRGSVVLSLAGDHLSLADRRPAAVDFSRFRTVQISHRRGLLQVRVDGDVVRSASVFHEELVLSEFMRGGPLYARTMFGQLGETGTSWWRRVRYETRNPRLTDWRWNWAAAAGVWPDQYQRDRLTQVHGNHPDQKPGPDHGYSSWLQQEDGTIVFVDYTNLGDEGGKSHLVGAFIDPRDLA; encoded by the coding sequence ATGAAGATTCCCGAGCACTCCCTGCACCACACCACCTTCGACGCGTGGCGCAGCCCCGGACGGTTCACCAAGAACCCCGACATGGTACGCCTGCCGTCCGGCCGCCTCCTGCTGATATACGCCGACACCGACCAGCACTGGGCAAGCGACGACGTGATCCTCACCCTGCTCGCCAGCGACGACGGCGGGCGCACTTGGTCCAAGCAGGCGGAGGTGGCGCGCGCCGACCTGCAGGCCGGCGAAGAGCGCCTGGTTACGCCGCGCCTGAGCCGGCTCGGCGACGGCCGGCTGGTGATCCTGTGCGACCGTGACGACGACGGCCACTTCCACCCCGACCAGCCGCCCGCCAACCTGGCGTGGTGGAGCGGCGACGACGGGCGCACCTGGGGGCCGGCGCAGGAGACCGGCATCATGGGCTTCGAGCCGGACCGCATGCTGGAGCTTGGTACCGGGCAACTGGCCGTGCTGACGCACATCATGCGGCCCGACAGCCAGGAGTTCGCCGAGATCCTGTCGTTGTCGGACGACGGCGGCAAGACGTGGCGCGAGGCGGCGGAGGTGGCCCACGACGGCTACCACCGCTTCTGCGAGGGAGCGCTGGTGTTCCTGGACGGCGGCCCCGACGGCGGCGCGGGCGCCGGCGGCGAGCTGGCGTGCGTGATGCGCGAGAACCACTCCGCCGGCATCCCGAGTTTCGTGGCGTTCTCCTGCGACCACGGGGAGACCTGGACACCGCCGCAGATGTGCCCGTTCGCGCTGCATCGCCCCTACGCCAAGCGGCTGTCCGACGGGCGCGTGCTGGTGACCGGGCGCCATGTCAACGGCGGCCTCGGCACCTACGCCTGGTGCGGCGACCTGCGCGCCGAGGCGGGCACCTACCAGGTCGGCGGACCGCGCCGCAAGTTCGCGGCCGAGCTGACCGGCGACGCCCTGCGCATCGACAACCGGCCCGGCTACGAGTGCCGGTACAGCCTGCTGCCGCCGGAGGGCAGCCGCAGCGAGATCCTGTTCGAGGCGGAGGTGAAGGTGGCCGGCAGCGAGCCGGCGGCGTTCCTGTCGATCTCGAGGCTGCGCTCCAACCGCGGCTCGGTGGTGCTGTCGCTGGCCGGCGATCACCTGTCGCTGGCCGACCGGCGCCCGGCGGCGGTGGATTTCTCCCGCTTCCGCACCGTGCAGATCTCTCACCGGCGCGGGCTGCTGCAGGTGCGGGTGGACGGCGACGTGGTCCGCTCGGCGAGCGTGTTCCACGAGGAGCTGGTGCTGAGCGAGTTCATGCGCGGCGGCCCGCTGTACGCGCGCACCATGTTCGGCCAGCTCGGCGAGACGGGCACCAGTTGGTGGCGGCGGGTGCGCTACGAGACGCGCAACCCGCGGCTCACCGACTGGCGCTGGAACTGGGCGGCGGCGGCCGGCGTCTGGCCCGACCAGTATCAGCGCGACCGGCTCACCCAGGTGCATGGCAACCACCCGGACCAGAAGCCGGGCCCCGACCACGGCTACTCCTCCTGGCTGCAGCAGGAGGACGGCACCATCGTGTTCGTCGACTACACCAACCTCGGCGACGAAGGCGGCAAGAGCCACCTGGTCGGCGCCTTCATCGATCCGCGCGACCTCGCCTGA
- a CDS encoding phytanoyl-CoA dioxygenase family protein: MSDAAVRTAYERDGYLIDRDVLSAADLDPARRLLAGQVDEYARKMHAEGNIDSLFEDEPFTRRFAAICTAMDSSPRGWIGNTLDKAYFDLFRHPGIVRVVGAILGPEVSELGGLNIRTKIPEAEITAFPWHQDSHYYNEPARGRRVGRTEAAHIVTVWVPLVDATIANGCIWVMPGSHRWGLVDAARGEDMNVRTNEEIEQRGTPVALEMAAGDVLYMTNLTFHASKMNRTRDARWSIDFRFHVTAEALDGPERDAMEEFGKRQRANGRVPLPVLSASAIPSWEEWRDAMLQQREQNARSVRNTRETETAARAKA; this comes from the coding sequence ATGAGTGATGCTGCAGTTCGCACCGCCTACGAGCGCGACGGCTACCTGATCGATCGGGATGTGCTGAGCGCCGCCGATCTCGATCCGGCGCGCCGCCTTCTTGCCGGCCAGGTCGACGAGTACGCGCGCAAGATGCATGCCGAGGGCAATATCGACTCGCTGTTCGAGGATGAACCGTTCACGCGAAGGTTCGCGGCGATTTGCACGGCGATGGACAGCTCGCCGCGCGGATGGATCGGGAACACCCTCGACAAGGCGTACTTCGACCTGTTCCGCCATCCCGGCATCGTGCGGGTGGTGGGCGCGATCCTGGGGCCGGAGGTGAGCGAACTCGGAGGACTGAACATCCGTACCAAGATTCCGGAAGCCGAAATCACCGCATTCCCGTGGCACCAGGACAGCCACTACTACAATGAGCCGGCGCGCGGCAGGCGGGTCGGCCGTACCGAGGCGGCGCACATCGTCACCGTGTGGGTTCCGCTGGTCGATGCCACCATAGCCAACGGTTGCATCTGGGTGATGCCGGGCAGCCACCGCTGGGGACTGGTGGACGCCGCGCGCGGCGAGGACATGAACGTGCGCACCAACGAGGAGATCGAGCAGCGCGGCACGCCGGTGGCCCTCGAGATGGCGGCCGGCGACGTGCTGTACATGACCAACCTCACCTTCCACGCCAGCAAGATGAACCGCACCAGGGATGCGCGCTGGAGCATCGACTTTCGCTTCCACGTCACGGCAGAGGCGCTCGACGGACCGGAACGGGACGCCATGGAGGAATTCGGCAAGCGCCAGCGGGCCAATGGACGGGTGCCGCTCCCGGTGCTCAGCGCATCCGCCATCCCTTCCTGGGAGGAGTGGCGGGACGCCATGCTGCAACAGCGCGAGCAAAACGCACGTTCCGTCCGGAACACACGGGAGACAGAGACCGCCGCCCGCGCCAAGGCATGA